One stretch of Thermococcus sp. 21S9 DNA includes these proteins:
- a CDS encoding RsmB/NOP family class I SAM-dependent RNA methyltransferase gives MELFYRVSFQEVVADALSLVDERELSSKHALERVFRKVAGKDREKARGLAHAYVFEIEKWRGKIDFIINSVLKGSKVEDLDPYLANLLRIGTFEIHFRKVPPAVATDSIVRVVKERFDFSRAKFINALMHSIEKFDVERALKRLKERDRIEWLSVRFSHPRWYVEYVIELLGYDEAVRLLLSNNRPQRYYVRANTLKTDVDSLRDYLEENGVRTALTPVPDVLKVLDYKTPVTRLDWYKEGKFVIQDLASAYVAHVLSPKPGERVLDLAAAPGSKTFHAAALMENKGEIVAVDYSYDRLMRMKEKMKLLGIKNVKLVHADGQSFKDKDRFDRIILDAPCSSSGTYRQFPEVKWRFDENKIKRIISVQRNMLRNAYENLRDGGEMTYSTCSIRVDEDEENVLFAVERVGLKIIPYDFSWGDRGFLEIGDKVFRAWTHRHDCNSFFIVKMRKG, from the coding sequence ATGGAGCTGTTTTACAGGGTGAGCTTTCAGGAGGTCGTTGCGGACGCTTTGAGCTTAGTTGATGAGCGTGAGCTCTCCTCCAAGCACGCCCTTGAGCGGGTCTTCCGGAAGGTTGCCGGAAAGGACAGGGAGAAGGCCCGCGGACTGGCGCACGCCTACGTCTTCGAGATTGAGAAGTGGAGGGGAAAAATAGACTTCATCATCAACTCCGTGCTGAAGGGCTCGAAGGTGGAAGACCTCGACCCCTATCTCGCCAATCTCCTCCGAATCGGGACGTTTGAAATCCACTTCCGGAAGGTTCCTCCGGCGGTGGCAACCGATTCCATTGTGAGGGTCGTCAAGGAGCGCTTTGACTTCAGCCGGGCGAAGTTCATCAACGCGCTGATGCACTCGATAGAGAAGTTCGACGTGGAGAGGGCCTTGAAACGGCTCAAGGAGAGGGATAGGATTGAGTGGCTTTCTGTTCGCTTCTCTCACCCGCGCTGGTACGTTGAGTATGTGATAGAGCTTCTGGGCTACGACGAAGCCGTTCGCTTGCTCCTCAGCAACAACAGGCCTCAGAGATACTACGTTCGAGCGAACACTCTAAAGACCGACGTGGACTCCCTCCGCGATTACCTTGAGGAGAACGGCGTGAGAACGGCCTTAACGCCAGTCCCGGACGTTCTAAAGGTTCTCGACTACAAGACGCCGGTAACGAGGCTTGACTGGTATAAAGAGGGGAAGTTCGTCATTCAGGATTTGGCGAGTGCTTACGTCGCCCACGTTCTCAGTCCGAAGCCGGGAGAGAGGGTTCTTGATTTGGCCGCTGCCCCGGGTTCAAAAACATTCCATGCCGCCGCGTTAATGGAGAACAAGGGCGAGATAGTCGCGGTGGACTACTCCTACGACAGGCTGATGCGCATGAAGGAGAAGATGAAGCTACTCGGGATTAAGAACGTCAAGCTGGTTCACGCGGACGGGCAGAGCTTTAAGGACAAAGACAGGTTCGACAGGATAATCCTCGACGCGCCGTGCTCAAGCTCGGGAACCTACAGACAGTTCCCTGAAGTGAAGTGGCGCTTCGACGAGAACAAGATTAAGCGCATAATAAGCGTTCAGAGGAACATGCTCCGCAACGCCTACGAGAACCTGCGCGACGGCGGAGAGATGACGTATTCGACGTGCTCGATTAGGGTTGATGAGGACGAGGAGAACGTCCTCTTCGCCGTCGAGAGGGTTGGACTGAAGATAATCCCCTACGATTTCAGCTGGGGCGATAGAGGCTTCCTCGAAATCGGGGATAAGGTGTTCCGCGCGTGGACGCACAGGCACGACTGCAACAGCTTCTTCATAGTGAAGATGAGAAAGGGTTAA
- a CDS encoding DUF4268 domain-containing protein, translating to MPEVQYSNVHLERDLQSLISSNPEIIGSLVCDDSECDIRSLKREVRLPSGGRLDLLLLASTGKLFLVEFKRDMGYRDAIAQLLDYASDIQNMTFNELMRILEIDVETPEQLYEFLFGDAEEDTIQSFVETLLNSLTSPYDIGMLLVSYSAGEDTKRIVNWLRKVGIDINIIEFDYFTEGEIEILAPRLIIDDSATEDSNKPKTLSESERIYFEFFRDVLSMFKEKKPGVTERRARPNRWLEIPLGHTGVHLEWKILGPKNSKRVRVALILDMKSQGSQQLKQALIQRKDTITSALKKRLREDEIHWDETSSTRSLNLIYTEREAGPLSNLTSNEAIKNWAVETMVAFYDVLKGEIDSLTQA from the coding sequence GTGCCCGAAGTTCAGTACTCTAATGTGCATTTAGAGCGAGATTTGCAGAGCTTAATTAGCTCCAATCCCGAAATTATTGGTTCTCTTGTGTGCGATGATTCCGAGTGTGACATCAGGTCTTTAAAGAGGGAAGTCAGACTACCAAGTGGTGGCAGATTGGATTTACTGCTGTTGGCCTCAACTGGAAAATTATTCCTTGTAGAGTTCAAACGGGATATGGGATACAGAGATGCAATAGCGCAGTTACTTGACTATGCCTCTGATATTCAAAACATGACGTTCAACGAGCTAATGAGAATTTTGGAAATAGATGTAGAAACACCAGAGCAACTCTACGAGTTTTTATTCGGTGATGCTGAGGAGGATACAATTCAGTCTTTTGTGGAGACTCTTTTGAACTCCCTGACATCTCCGTATGACATTGGTATGCTTCTTGTGTCATACTCCGCAGGAGAGGACACCAAGAGAATAGTCAATTGGCTCAGGAAGGTTGGGATTGATATTAACATAATCGAGTTTGACTATTTTACCGAGGGTGAAATAGAAATACTGGCTCCTCGGCTCATTATTGATGATTCAGCTACGGAAGATTCCAACAAACCCAAGACGTTGTCAGAATCAGAAAGGATTTACTTTGAGTTCTTCCGTGATGTCCTATCAATGTTCAAAGAAAAGAAGCCAGGAGTTACAGAACGGCGGGCGAGACCCAACAGATGGCTTGAAATTCCCTTGGGACACACTGGTGTCCATTTAGAGTGGAAGATACTAGGCCCTAAAAATTCTAAGCGTGTCAGGGTTGCTCTCATTTTAGACATGAAATCGCAAGGTTCACAACAACTCAAACAAGCCCTGATTCAACGAAAAGACACCATAACGTCAGCACTTAAAAAGAGATTGCGTGAAGATGAAATTCATTGGGATGAAACGTCATCTACTAGATCTCTCAATCTCATATACACCGAACGGGAAGCGGGACCCCTCTCGAACCTGACCTCAAATGAAGCTATAAAAAATTGGGCAGTTGAGACTATGGTTGCCTTTTACGACGTCCTTAAAGGAGAAATTGACTCCCTAACACAAGCCTAA
- a CDS encoding TIGR00296 family protein, with amino-acid sequence MYRIKDEWGEFLVRLARKAIEEYVRNGRVIEPPEDTPPELWEKMGVFVTLNRYNVPPQMALRGCIGFPLPIYPLVEATIKAAIHAAVEDPRFPPVRPEELDELTVEVSVLTPPEPVEGPPEERPRKIKVGRDGLIIENGIYSGLLLPQVPIEWGWDEEEFLAQTCWKAGLPPDCWLDPDTKVYRFTAEIFEEEYPRGPVRRKPLV; translated from the coding sequence ATGTACAGGATTAAGGACGAGTGGGGTGAGTTCCTTGTCAGGCTCGCAAGGAAAGCCATAGAGGAGTACGTGAGGAACGGAAGGGTCATCGAGCCTCCTGAGGACACACCGCCGGAGCTCTGGGAGAAGATGGGTGTCTTCGTGACTCTCAACCGCTACAACGTCCCGCCACAGATGGCGCTTCGCGGGTGCATAGGCTTCCCCCTGCCGATTTACCCGCTGGTCGAGGCGACGATAAAGGCGGCAATCCACGCGGCCGTTGAGGACCCGCGCTTCCCGCCGGTCAGACCTGAGGAACTCGACGAGCTAACGGTGGAGGTCAGCGTCCTAACTCCGCCCGAACCGGTAGAAGGTCCGCCCGAGGAGAGGCCGAGGAAGATAAAGGTCGGCAGAGATGGGTTAATAATCGAGAATGGCATCTACTCGGGCTTACTGCTCCCGCAGGTGCCAATAGAGTGGGGCTGGGACGAGGAAGAATTCCTGGCCCAGACCTGCTGGAAGGCCGGCCTGCCACCGGACTGCTGGCTCGACCCGGACACGAAGGTCTACCGCTTCACCGCTGAGATTTTCGAGGAGGAGTACCCAAGGGGACCAGTGAGGAGGAAGCCGTTGGTTTAG
- a CDS encoding MTH1187 family thiamine-binding protein: protein MVIVEFVVVPLGEKSLSRYVAEVIKLLERKGVKYQLTPMATIIETKTVREAFDIIEEAHELMFKLGAERVSTTIRIDDRRDKERHMEDKVKSVLEKVGEVR, encoded by the coding sequence GTGGTCATCGTCGAGTTCGTGGTCGTTCCCCTCGGGGAGAAGAGCCTGAGCAGGTACGTCGCCGAGGTGATAAAGCTTTTAGAGAGGAAGGGCGTTAAATATCAGTTGACGCCGATGGCCACCATCATCGAGACAAAGACCGTTAGGGAGGCCTTCGATATAATCGAGGAGGCCCACGAGCTTATGTTCAAGCTCGGCGCGGAGAGGGTTTCCACAACGATAAGGATTGACGACAGGCGCGACAAGGAGAGGCACATGGAGGACAAGGTAAAATCCGTCCTCGAAAAGGTTGGAGAGGTGCGGTGA
- a CDS encoding DUF373 family protein — MRVLVLAIDRDDDFGKKAGVKGPVIGRDACIDAALKLSLADPEDSDANVVYAAVKLRDELEEKGEFDEVEVAIITGHPKVGLKSDMELARQLEEVLKVFPADGVIPVTDGAEDEQIFPIITSKVPIITSHRVVVKQSPSIETTWYIIVKYMKEILSDPEVARVVFGIPGLMALLYGIAKLVGVWYPESEKIVSTVIWGTVLLIIGGIFFTKGFNFSIGKFILSLRKAVVEQFVVVLSFVAGILVIASGAINAYLNLESYSLKLIGSYPGTSLLATLIYLNALAGSIALGIAVMMAGRVIQAYLKRDHHIWYYASALLMTPALWVTIDLTTRYALAILTISDIDVFQKLLFAIADVALAVVVGVYLRGKVKGWMKVETGGSDTGVRAKA; from the coding sequence ATGAGGGTTCTCGTTCTGGCAATTGACCGCGATGACGACTTCGGCAAGAAGGCGGGCGTTAAGGGGCCGGTCATAGGGAGAGATGCCTGTATCGATGCCGCCCTGAAGCTCAGCCTCGCCGATCCCGAGGACAGCGACGCGAACGTCGTTTACGCGGCCGTTAAGCTGAGGGACGAGCTCGAGGAGAAGGGCGAATTCGATGAGGTTGAGGTTGCCATAATAACCGGCCACCCGAAAGTTGGGCTAAAGAGCGATATGGAACTTGCGAGACAGCTTGAGGAGGTTCTCAAGGTCTTTCCGGCCGATGGGGTTATCCCCGTTACCGATGGGGCCGAGGACGAGCAGATTTTCCCGATTATCACCTCAAAGGTCCCAATCATAACCTCCCACCGCGTCGTCGTCAAGCAGAGCCCGAGCATCGAGACGACCTGGTATATCATCGTCAAGTACATGAAGGAAATCCTGAGCGACCCCGAGGTCGCGCGCGTCGTCTTCGGCATTCCGGGTTTGATGGCCCTGCTCTACGGGATAGCCAAGCTCGTCGGCGTGTGGTATCCCGAGAGCGAGAAGATAGTTTCAACGGTTATTTGGGGGACTGTCCTCCTGATAATCGGCGGGATATTCTTCACCAAGGGCTTCAACTTCAGCATTGGAAAGTTCATTCTTTCACTCAGGAAGGCGGTTGTTGAGCAGTTCGTCGTAGTTCTTTCCTTCGTTGCGGGTATACTCGTCATAGCGAGCGGTGCAATCAACGCCTACCTGAACCTTGAGAGCTATTCGCTTAAGCTAATCGGCAGTTATCCGGGAACATCGCTCCTGGCGACTCTGATTTACCTCAACGCCCTTGCGGGCTCGATTGCCCTGGGAATCGCGGTTATGATGGCCGGAAGGGTAATCCAGGCTTACCTCAAGAGGGACCACCACATATGGTACTACGCGTCTGCCCTTCTCATGACGCCGGCCCTCTGGGTGACTATTGACCTCACCACCCGCTACGCCCTCGCGATACTGACGATTTCGGACATAGACGTCTTCCAGAAACTGCTCTTTGCGATTGCCGACGTTGCGCTCGCCGTCGTGGTTGGTGTTTACCTCCGTGGAAAAGTTAAAGGATGGATGAAGGTTGAGACTGGAGGAAGCGATACGGGAGTACGAGCTAAGGCGTGA
- a CDS encoding deoxyribonuclease IV, producing the protein MFKVDRLRFGTAGIPLSTPKRSTIDGIIHVRNLGLDAMELEFVRGVNLKPELAKKIKYVAKKHDVLLTAHAPYYINLNASEKAKVEASKRRIIQSAERLYQAGGWSVVFHAGYYLKQDPAKVYNRIRDALKEIERELLDRGIKVWLRPELTGKPTQFGDLKEIVKLSEELETVLPTIDFAHAHARNKGRCNSVEEWREMLAFIEDRLGREALDNMHIHMSGIEYTEKGEKRHLPLQESDMNWEDLLRVLKEFRVKGVVISESPNIEEDALLMKKKYEEIKV; encoded by the coding sequence ATGTTCAAAGTAGACAGGTTGCGTTTCGGAACCGCTGGAATACCACTCTCAACGCCAAAGCGCTCAACGATAGACGGCATCATCCACGTGAGAAACCTTGGACTGGACGCGATGGAGCTTGAGTTCGTCAGGGGCGTCAACCTCAAGCCAGAACTCGCGAAGAAAATCAAGTACGTCGCCAAAAAGCACGACGTCCTGCTCACGGCGCACGCCCCTTACTACATCAACCTCAACGCGAGTGAAAAAGCCAAGGTCGAGGCAAGCAAGAGGAGGATAATCCAGAGCGCCGAGAGGCTTTATCAGGCGGGTGGCTGGAGCGTCGTCTTTCACGCGGGCTATTACCTCAAGCAGGACCCGGCGAAGGTTTACAACAGAATCAGGGACGCGCTGAAGGAGATTGAGAGGGAACTCCTTGACAGAGGAATAAAGGTCTGGCTCAGGCCCGAGCTGACAGGAAAGCCGACCCAGTTCGGCGACCTTAAGGAGATAGTGAAGCTCAGCGAGGAGCTTGAGACCGTTTTGCCAACGATAGACTTCGCGCACGCCCACGCGAGGAACAAAGGCAGGTGCAACTCCGTTGAAGAGTGGCGCGAGATGCTGGCCTTTATCGAGGACAGGCTTGGCAGAGAGGCTCTGGACAACATGCACATCCACATGAGCGGTATCGAGTACACCGAGAAAGGTGAAAAGAGGCACCTCCCGCTCCAGGAGAGTGACATGAACTGGGAGGACCTGCTTCGCGTTCTCAAGGAGTTCCGCGTCAAGGGCGTTGTCATAAGCGAGAGCCCCAACATCGAGGAGGACGCACTCCTGATGAAGAAGAAGTACGAGGAGATAAAGGTTTAG
- a CDS encoding P1 family peptidase, producing the protein MKAPELGIKIGVYEHGKRNSIADLGVKVGHTTLIEGEDVRTGVTVLLPPVKNPYKERLFSATFVMNGFSKPIGFVQVDELGYIETPIALTNTLSVYTVASAMVKHMIELNPDLKSVSPLVMECNDAYLNNVRKMAVREEHYFEALKNASLDFEEGAVGAGTGMSAFEFKGGIGSSSRVVEIGGESYTVASLVLANFGKREDLTIAGVPVGLELKDYPGRGTSGKGSISMVVATDTPLTARQLKRLAKRAVVGLARTGGYAYHGSGDVILAFSTAQTVPFDKEPHPISFLPDNALSRLFKATAEATEEAIINALLGAKTVEGNGHVRYALPVEKLLEIMERYGRLEKA; encoded by the coding sequence ATGAAGGCCCCAGAGCTGGGAATCAAAATCGGCGTTTACGAGCACGGAAAGAGGAACTCGATAGCGGATTTGGGCGTTAAAGTCGGCCACACGACGCTCATCGAAGGGGAGGACGTGAGAACTGGCGTGACGGTTCTCTTACCACCGGTCAAGAACCCCTACAAAGAGAGGCTCTTCTCGGCCACTTTCGTCATGAACGGCTTCTCCAAGCCGATAGGCTTCGTCCAGGTTGACGAGCTCGGCTACATTGAGACTCCGATAGCGTTAACCAACACGCTGAGCGTCTACACGGTCGCGAGCGCGATGGTGAAGCACATGATTGAGCTGAACCCCGATTTGAAGAGCGTTTCTCCCCTCGTCATGGAGTGCAACGACGCTTACCTCAACAACGTCAGGAAGATGGCGGTTAGGGAGGAGCACTACTTCGAGGCCCTCAAAAACGCCTCGCTGGACTTCGAGGAGGGAGCAGTTGGAGCGGGAACTGGAATGAGCGCCTTCGAGTTCAAGGGCGGGATAGGCTCGTCTTCACGGGTTGTCGAGATAGGTGGCGAGAGCTATACGGTCGCCTCGCTCGTCCTCGCGAACTTCGGAAAACGGGAGGACCTGACCATCGCCGGCGTTCCCGTCGGTCTCGAGCTGAAGGACTACCCTGGAAGGGGAACCTCTGGTAAGGGTAGCATCTCGATGGTGGTAGCGACAGACACTCCGCTAACGGCGAGGCAACTGAAGAGGCTCGCGAAGAGGGCCGTTGTGGGCCTCGCGAGGACGGGTGGCTACGCCTATCACGGCAGTGGCGACGTCATCTTAGCTTTCTCGACCGCTCAAACCGTTCCCTTCGACAAAGAACCACACCCGATAAGTTTCCTGCCCGACAACGCCCTCAGCAGGCTCTTCAAGGCAACGGCTGAGGCGACGGAAGAGGCGATAATCAACGCCCTCCTGGGGGCGAAAACCGTCGAGGGCAACGGCCACGTTAGGTACGCCCTGCCCGTAGAGAAACTGCTCGAGATAATGGAAAGGTACGGGAGGCTCGAAAAGGCCTAA